From one Plasmodium yoelii strain 17X genome assembly, chromosome: 12 genomic stretch:
- a CDS encoding splicing factor 1, translating to MVIRDSVSRIYVGNLPSHVTSRDVENEFRKFGTILKCDVKKTVSGAAFAFIEFEDARDAADAIKEKDGCDFGGNKLRVEVPFNARDNGKYNSRGRGMMGRGSKSRRGRYVVEVSGLPLSGSWQDLKDHLREAGECGHADVFKNGTGEVSFFHKEDMLEAIEKFNGSTFRSHEGEKAKITIRQKKTSWRRDDGYGRYSDRNRSYSSRSYSRSDKRSYSRSRSYSSRSYSRSRSRSRSRSRSRSRTSSSRSRSMDRRRDAYEKKRSYSRSSSYQDRRRNNRSISKSGSRSVSRSGSRSASRSSSWSHKRRH from the exons atggtTATACGTGATAGCGTTTCAAGAATATACGTTGGTAATCTACCATCACATGTCACATCTAGAGATGTAGAAAATGAATTTAGAAAATTTGGTACAATATTAAAGTGTGATGTTAAAAAAACAGTATCGGGTGCTGCATTTGCATTTATAGAATTCGAAGATGCACGAGATGCAGCAGATGCaattaaagaaaaagatGGATGTGATTTTGGTGGAAATAAATTACGAGTTGAAGTCCCATTTAATGCTAGAGACAATGGAAAATATAACTCAAGAGGTAGAGGAATGATGGGAAGGGGTTCAAAATCAAGAAGAGGACGATATGTTGTGGag GTTTCTGGATTACCCCTTTCAGGTAGTTGGCAAGATTTAAAAGATCATCTTAGAGAAGCAGGGGAATGTGGTCACGCAgatgtttttaaaaatggTACAGGTGAAGTTTCCTTTTTTCATAAAGAAGATATGCTTGAAGCTATTGAAAAATTTAACGGATCAACATTTAGATCACATGAAGGAGAAAAGgcaaaaataacaatacgtcaaaaaaaaacatcatGGCGACGAGATGATGGATATGGTAGATATAGTGATAGAAATAGAAGTTATTCAAGCCGAAGTTATTCAAGAAGTGATAAGAGATCCTATTCAAGAAGCAGAAGCTACAGTAGCAGGAGCTATAGTAGAAGCAGAAGTCGAAGCAGAAGTCGTAGCCGAAGTAGAAGCAGAACATCTAGTAGTAGAAGCAGAAGTATGGATAGAAGAAGAGAtgcatatgaaaaaaaaagaagctACTCTAGAAGCTCATCTTATCAAGATAGAAGAAGAAATAATAGATCCATATCAAAATCGGGATCTAGATCTGTTTCCAGATCAGGTTCACGATCTGCTTCAAGATCTTCATCATGGTCTCATAAAAGAAGACATTAG